ACTGCTCGATGCGCAGCCGCTGCTCGGCCCGGGCCACCTCGTCCCGGTGCACCTGGCTGGTCAGCCGCTCCAGCTCGGCGCCGAGCCGCTTGGCCGCGCCGCGTACCTCGGAGAGCTCGGCCTCGCGGGCGGCGCGCTCGCGGGCGACGGCGTCGCGGTGCTCCTCGGCCCGGGCCAGCGAGACGGTGAGCCGGGTGAGCGCCTCGCGGGCGCCGCCGACGACGGCCCGGGCGATCTCCGCGCCGCGGGTGCGGGCCGCGCGCCGGGCGGCCGCGCGCTCCCGCGCGGCCCGCTCGGCGTTCGCCTGCCGGGCCAGCGAGTCGGCCCGGCCGGCGATCGAGGAGACCCGCTCCTCGGCGGTACGCACCGCGAGCCGGACCTCCATCTCGTTCTGCCGGGCCTGCGGCACCATCGCGGCGAGCTGGTCGCGTTCCTCGGTGGACGGTTCGGCGTCGAGCGGGGTGGCCTCGGCCAGCCGCAGCCGCTCCTCCAGCTCGGCCAGGGCCTGCAGGTCGCGTTCCCGGGCCGCCTCGGCGCGGGCCCGCGACTCGCCGAGCCGGTCGGTCTCCGCCTTGGCGGACCGGGCGGCCGCGCCCAGCTCGGCCAGCCGGCGGGCGGCGGCGTTGCGGTGGCTCTCCGCCTCCCGCTTGGCGGCGGCCGCGTGCTGCACGGCCTCCTTGGCGGTCGCCACCTCGGCGCGCGCCTCGACCAGCTGCTCGCGCAGCTCGGCGCTGGTCCGCTCGGCGGTGGCCCGGTTGGCCCGGGCCTCCTCGACGGCCGCCTGCACCTCGATGAAGCTGGGCGCCTTGGCCGACCCGCCGGCCGCCGCGTACGCCCCGACCACGTCGCCCTCCGGGGTGACCGCACGCAGCTCCGGATTGCCGGCGACCAGCTCGGCCGCGGCCGCCAGGTCGTCGACCAGCACCACGTCGCGCAGGGCCCGGTGCACCGCCGGGCGGATCTCGGCGGAGCACTCCACCAGGTCGGGGGCCCAGCGGGCGCCGTCGGGCAGCTTCGGGCGCAGCGCGTCGGCGGAACCGGTCATGCCCGGCCCGGCGGGGCTGCCGACCAGCAGGCCGGCCCGGCCGGCGTCGGAGATCTTGAGCAGCCGCATCGCCTCGACGGCCTCGTCCACGCCGGTGACCGCGACCGCGTCGGCGAGGCCGCCGAGCGCGGCGGCGAGCGCGGCCTCGTTGCCCGGGGCGACGGTGAGCAGTCCGGAGAGGCTGCCGATCAGGCCGGGCACCTGGTCGGCCTTCGCCAGCAGAGCCCCGGCGCCGTCCTTGCGGCGCAGGCCGAGCGCGAGCGCCTCCTCGCGGGCCTTCCAGGTGGCCGCGTCCTTCTCGGTGGCCCGCTCGGCGTCGGAGAGGCGGCGGACGGCGGCCTGCGCCTGCTCGTGCACGGCCACGGCCTCGGCGTGCCGGGCGTCCAGGTCGGCGTTGTCCCGGTCGGCCTCGGTGGACTGCTCGGCGACCGCGTCCAGGTCGGCCTGGGCCTTCTCGGCGCGGCCGAGGGCGTCGGTGTGCGCGGCGGCGAGCCGCTCGATCTCCTCGCCGGCGCTGGTGGTCCGGGCCCGGGCCGAGTTGACCTGCCCGGTCAGCCGGGCCAGCCCCTCCCGCCGGTCGGCGATGGCCTTGGCGGCGGCGACCAGCTCCCGCTCCGCCGCGGCGAGCTGCCGTTCCAGCTCCTGCCGGTGCTCGACCGCCTCGGCGAGCCGGATCTGGTCCTCGGTGAGCGCCGCGCGCAGCTCCTCCTCCTGCTCGCGGACCCGGTGGGACTCGGCCTCCAGCTGGTCCGGGTCGCGGCCGGGACGCTCGTCGTCGGGGGTGGCGCTGAGGTGGCGCAGCCGTTCCCGGGCGAGCTGCTCGATGGAGCGGAACCGCTCCTGGAGCGCGGAGAGCTTGTACCAGGTGTCCTGCGCGGCGGCGAGCAGCGGGGCGTCCTCGGCGAGGGCGGCCTCCAGTTCGCCGAGGCGGGCCTGCACCTCGGTGTGCTCCGCCTCGATCTGCTCGCGTCGCTCGCGCACCGCGGTCTCGTCGGCGATCTCCCGGTCCAGCGTGGTGCGCAGGGTGTGCAGGTCGTCGGCGAGCAGCCGCAGCCGGGCGTCGCGCAGGTTGGCCTGGATGGCCGCGGCCCGCCGGGCCACCTCGGCCTGCCGGCCCAAGGGCTTGAGCTGGCGGCGCAACTCCGCGGTGAGGTCGGTGAGCCGGTTGAGGTTGGTCTGCATCGCGTCGAGCTTCCGCAGCGCCTTCTCCTTGCGCTTGCGGTGCTTGAGGACGCCGGCCGCCTCCTCGATGAACGCGCGCCGGTCCTCCGGCTTGGCGTGCAGCATCCCGTCCAGCCGGCCCTGCCCGACGATGATGTGCATCTCCCGGCCGATGCCGGAGTCCGACAGCAGCTCCTGGATGTCGAGCAGGCGGCACGAGTCGCCGTTGATCTCGTACTCGCTCTCGCCGGAGCGGAACATCCGGCGGGTGATGGAGACCTCGGTGTATTCGATCGGCAGCGCGCCGTCGGTGTTGTCGATGGTGAGGGTGACCTCGGCCCGGCCGAGCGGCGCCCGCCCGGCGGTGCCGGCGAAGATGACGTCCTCCATCTTGCCGCCACGCAGCGCCTTGGCGCCCTGCTCGCCGAGCACCCAGGCGATGGCGTCCACGACGTTGGACTTGCCGGAGCCGTTCGGGCCGACCACGCAGGTGATCCCGGGCTCCAGCTTCAACGTGGTCGCGGAGGCGAAGGACTTGAAGCCCTTCACCGTCAGGCTCTTGAGATGCACCTTCTCGATCCTCGTCCGGTGGCCGCCGTACCGTCGCCGGCTGCGCGGACCTGGTGAACCCGCAGACTAACGCGTGGTCGGGAACACCGCCGTACGCGACCCACCCCCGCGCCGGGAGTGTCCGGATTCCCGCGGGTGCGGCCAGGGCGCCGGAAACTGCAAGATCGTAATTGCCGGCGCGCAATTCCGCGGTAAGCGGTCAAGATCGAAAGATGCGGCCCGAAAAACAAAAAGTCCACGCACAAAGCTGCGCGCCGGCACTGCGGTGTCGGCGCGCGATTTCGTGTGGTGCTATTCAGTTTTTCTCCCGAGGACCGGAGATCAGGTCAGCGCGGGCTCGGCCAGCCGGAGGAGGTCGTCCGCCTCCGTCGCCGCCGCCGCAAGCCGATCGTTCTCGGCGCGCAGACGCGTGATCTCGAACTCCAGTGCCTGAACCCTGGCACGCAGTCGGGTGACCTCGTCGAGCAGACGCCGGTCGGGCGCTGCACCTACGTGGCCGTAGAGGGCCTTCGCCATGCTGACTCCTTGATATGCGCTGCCGGAAAGGCCGGCCAACGCGCGCCCATGGTGTTCGCGGCTGTCATCCCGGCGAAATCCGGGCATGACTGGGCGCGACTGGCGACACCTATATATTGAGCCGCACCCCCCTCGTTCGTCAAGTTCGGGCAGGCCGTAGATCATCTGCGCGTCAACCTGTCCACTTGGCGGGGGGCTGCCACAAGGCGCGGACACGCTCTGTCCGGACGACTTAACTGTACGCCCGGAAATGTGTGAACGCCTCACCCTCGGTGTCGGGTTCCCCTTAACTCTGTCTTAGCCAAGTTGCCGCAGCTCGCGGGCCGCCCGTAGCGTCAGCCCGGCCCGCAACCGACCCGTGGAGGGGACAGGCGTGTACCGCTGGACCGACCCGATCGAACCGGATGGCGTTCCTCGACGCCCCGAGCAGCCGACCGACGAGGGACCGGCCTGGCTGACCGACCGGCCCGAGCCGCGGTCCTCCTACCTCTTCGGAGACGAGCCGGAGCAGCCCGGCGCGGACTGGGCCGAGGCCCCCACCGGCGTCTGGCACTCCGACGCGCCGGACACCCCGTGGCGAGGCGCCCCGGCCGACCCCCGCCCGGCCCCGGACCCGGCGGGCCACCACCCCTTCGAGGCCGACCGCTCCCGTTTCGGCTACGCCGCCGACCCGACCGGGTTCAGCCACGACGCCGACCGGACCGGCTTCGGCCCGACCGCCGAGGGGGCCGCGTTCACCCCGGCGGTCGACGACACCGCGCCCTTCGACCCGGTGAACCACCCGGGCGCGCCGATCGCCCCGTTCGAGCGGGCCGCCGGCTGGCGTCCGGCGGAGGAGCCGACCGCCACCTGGGGTCCGGCCCCCGACGGGCCGGCCGAGGAGGTGGGCCGGCACCGCCAGAAGCGCCGCTTCCCGCGTCCCCTGGTGATCGGTGGGGCCGTCGCCGCGGCGACCCTCGTGGTGAGTCTCGGCGTGAGCGCCCTGATGCTGCCCGGCGATCAGCGGACCGAGCCGACCGCCGACGACGCCGTGGCCGCCGCCCCGGTCGCGCCGGAGACCACCGGCGCCGCCCCCGGCGACGCCCTGGCCCCCGCCTCCCCCACCGCCGCGCCGAGCAGCGCCCGCCCGAGCCCGACCCGGGCGGCCACCCCGAAGTCCAGCCGGACCACCGCCCCGTCCCGGCAGCTGCAGCGCCGCTCCACGCCGAGCAGCACCGCCACCCGGACCGCCTCGTCGAACGGGATCAGCACGGCACTCCAGCAGGTCGTCGACCTGGTCAACCAGGAACGCGCCAAGGCCGGCTGCAAGGCCCTCACCATCGACGACAAGCTGATGCTGGCCGCGCAGCGGCACAGCCAGGACCAGGCCGACCACCAGACCATGTCGCACGACGGCAGCGACGGCAGCGACCCCGGCGACCGGCTCGACCGGGTCGGCTACGCCTGGCGGGCGTACGGCGAGAACGTCGCCTGGAACCAGAAGACCCCGGCCGCGGTCATGGACGCCTGGATGAACAGCCCGGGTCACCGGGCCAACATCCTGAACTGCTCCTTCACCGAGATCGGCGTCGGCGTGGCGCGGAGCAACGGGCCGTACTGGACCCAGGACTTCGGCACCCCGCGCTGATCACCGCGTCGTGACCGGGTCCGCGCTCGTTGACCGGGTGAGGTACGCCAGGGCCGGCTGATCGTTCCGGCCCGGGCCCGGGCATGCCCGGGTCGGCTCGGCGTACCGGCAGGGGGCGGCACCGTGCCGCCCGCGACCCGGGAGCTGTCGATGCGGATCCGGCCGGCGTGGCCGCCCCCGGCGCACGCCCGCGTCCTCCCCCGCGGGCTGCGCCGGGGCGTGGCGGTGGTGCTGACCACGCTCCTGCTCGGGCCGGTGCCCGGCTGCCGGGAGCCGCTCGTGCCGCCCGGCGCGCCCACCCCGTGGCCGACCGCCCAGGCCCGCAGCTGGCAGTGGCAGTGGCAGCTCACCGGCCCGCTCGACGTCACCGTCGACGCGGACGTCTTCCTGCTCGACCCGGTCGGCACCACCTCCACCGAGACCGCCGCGCTGCGGGCCCGGGACCGCCGGCTCATCTGCCAGGTGCGGGTCGGCACGTACGCGGCCACCGACCCGGACGCCACCCGCTTCCCGACGGTCGTGCGTGGCAACCCCGTGGCGGGCCGGCCGGGCAGCCGCTGGCTGGACGTCCGCCAGTGGGACACGCTGAGCCGGGTGCTGGCCGACCGGTTCCGGCTGTGCCGGGGCAAGGGGTTCGGCGCGGTGGCGTTCGACGACGCCGACGGCTACCTGCACCGGTCCGGCTTCCCGCTCGGCTTCGACGACCAGTTGCTGTTCAACCGACGGCTGGCCCGGCTCGCCCGTTCCCTCGACCTCTCCCCCGGGCTCATCGACGACGTGCCGCAGGTGGCCGCGCTGGCCCCCGACTTCGACTTCGCGGTCAACCAGGAGTGCGTACGCCGACGGGAGTGCACGAAGCTCCTCCCCTTCGCCGACGCCCACAAGCCGGTCTTCCACGTCGAGTACACCGGCGACCCGGCGGCCTTCTGCGTCACCACGGTCGGCTACGGCTTCTCCACAATCCTCAAACCCCGCACCCTCGACGCCCGCCGCCAACCCTGCCCCCTCCCCTAGGTCAGCCGGTGGTGGCGGGGTCGGTGGTCGGGGTGGGGGTGCCGGCGCGGGGTGCGGGGGTGCCGGGCCGTTCGGCGCTGAGCGGGGTGGCCAGGTCCTCCAGCGACCTCCCCTCGGCCCGGACGCCGAGGGCCAGCTCGACCAGGCCGCCGATGATCATGACGGAGGCGCCGACGACGAAGGCGACCACCGTGTCGCCGACCTTGCCGGTGCCGACCAGCTTGGCGAAGAGGAGCGGGCCGGTGATGCCGCCGGCGGCGGTGCCGATCGCGTAGAAGAACGCGATTGCCATGGCCCGGGTCTCCATCGGGAAGATCTCGCTCACCGTCAGGTACGCGGCGCTGGCGCCGGCCGAGGCGAAGAAGAGCACCACGCACCAGCAGGCGGTCATGGTCACCGCGTTGAGCACGCCGGCGTGGAACAGCCAGGCGGTGCCGAGCAGCAGCACGCCGGAGCCGACGTACGAGCCCGCGATCATCGGCACCCGGCCGACCGAGTCGAAGAGCCGGCCCAGCAGCAGCGGACCCAGCAGGTTGCCGAGCGCGATCACCGCGAAGTAGTAGCCGCTGCTGCCCGGCGGGACCTTGAAGAAGGTCTGCAGGATCTGGGCGAAGCCGAAGGTGATCGCGTTGTAGAGGAACGCCTGCCCGATGAAGAGCGAGAAGCCCAGCGTGGCGCGCTTCGGGTAGCGGGCGAACAGGGCCCTGGCGATCTCCAGGAAGTTGGTGCTCTTCCGCTGCTTGATCTCGATGTAGTCGTCGGCCTCGGTGAGCTCCTTGCCGGTCTCCCGCTTCACCTCGGCCTCGACCGAGTCGACGAGACGGTTCGCCTCGTCGGCCCGACCGTGGATGAACCACCACCGGGGGCTCTCCGGGACGTGCCGGCGGACCAGCAGGATCACCACGCCGAGGACCGCGCCGAGACCGAACGCCACCCGCCAGCCGAGGTTGGTCGGCAGGCCGTTGAGCAGCGGTACGGTCAGCAGCGCGCCGAGCCCCGCACCGAGCCAGAAGGTGCCGTTGATGATGATGTCGATCCGGCCGCGGTGCCGCGCCGGGATCAGCTCGTCGATCGCCGAGTTGATGGCCGCGTACTCGCCGCCGATGCCCATGCCGGTGAGGAACCGGAACAGGAAGAACCACCAGGTGTCGAAGGAGAGCGCGGTCAGCGCGGTGGCGATCAGGTAGAGCCCGAGGGTCAGCAGGAACAGCTTCTTGCGTCCGAACCGGTCGGTCAGCCAGCCGAAGAAGAGCGCGCCGGTGCAGGCGCCGGCCACGTAGAGCGCGGCGGCCAGGCCGGTGACCTGGCTCTGGGTGATGCTCAGCCCGCTGCCCTGCTCGGCGAGCTTGCCGGAGAGGTTGCCGACGATGGTCACCTCGAGGCCGTCGAGGATCCACACCGTGCCGAGGCCGATCACGATCATCCAGTGCCAGCGGGACCAGGGCAGCCGGTCCAGGCGGCCCGGGACGTTGGTCCGTACGGTGCCGGTCCGCACGTCGGTGCTCATGACGCGCTCCGAGGGGATTCGGGGGCCGGGGCGCGACGACGGGCCGCCGGCGTGAGCTGTTCATCCATGGCCGCCCACATGCCCCGCTGCCGATCCCGTTAATCCTCCTGGTCCGCGAGGCGGCGTCACCGTCGGTGACGCCATCCGGGACCGAAACTTCCCCGGGAGTGATGTGGCCGCTTCGGTGCAACACGCCCGAGGTCCGGCGGGGGTGCGGCCCCTCGCCGCCCACGTCGAGGGCCACCCGGCCGGGCCCGTGCTGGGCACCGGGCACCTGCCCCGGGGACCGCACCACCGGCCGACGCCGGACGGCACCCGGTCGGGCGGGACGAGCGGAGGGCCGGGCCGCAGCACGCGGTCCGGCCCTCCGGTGGGACGGATGGGTCAGCGGGCGCCGACCAGCTCCGGGGTGGGCGTGGGCGGGTCGGCCGGCGGGGTCGCCGCCCGGCCGCGCAGGAAGCGCGGGGCCCACCAGTTCGCGTCGCCCAGCAGGGTCATCAGCGACGGCAGCACCACGGCCCGGATGATCGTGGCGTCCAGCAGGATCGCCGCGGCCAGCCCGATGCCGAGCTGCTTGAAGTCGATGGTGCTCAGCGTCGCGAAGATCGAGAAGACTCCGACCATGACGATCGCCGCGCTGGTCACCACCCCCGCCGAGGAGGTGATCCCGTACGCCACCGCGTCCTTGTTCGACATCCCCTGGCGGATCCCCTCCCGGATCCGGCTGACCACGAAGACGTGGTAGTCCATGGAGAGCCCGAACAGCACCACGAACAGGAACATCGGCAGCCAGGTGACGATCGCGTCCATCGAGGTGAAGCCGAGCAGCCCTTCCGCCCAGTCGCCCTGGAAGACCAGCACCAGCAGGCCGTACGCGGCCCCGGCGGAGAGCAGGTTCAGCAGGATCGAGGTGAGCGCCACCACCACCGACCGGAACGTCCAGGCCATCACCAGGAAGGTCAGCGCCAGCACGAAGGCCGCCACCAGGGGCAGCTTCGCCCAGATGTGGTCCGCGTAGTCCTCGCTGGCCGCCACCCCGCCGCCGACCGCGTACTCGACGCCGGGAATGCCGCCCAGCGCGGCCGGGACCAGGTCCTGGCGCAGCTCGTGCAGGGACCGGGACGCCTCGTCGGTGCGGCTGGCGTAGGGCGTGGCCACCTCCAGCACCGACACCCGGCGGTCGGCCGACACCTTGATCTTCGGGCCGTCCCCCTCGACCGGCGCGAAGAGCGGGTCGGCGGCGGCCCGGCCGGCCAGCGCGGTCAGCGCGGCGTGCACCTGGTCGGCCTGCTCGGCCGGCGCCCGCACCGCGACGGTGTGGCTGGTGCCGTTGCTGGGGAAGGCGGCGGTGAGCCGGTCGTACGCCTGCATCGCCGGCGTGGTGCGGGGCACGTCCTCCATGCCGGGGAACTTCAGCTTCATGCCGAGCGCCGGGGCGGCCAGCGCGAGCAGCAGCCCCACCGAGACCACCAGGGTGGCCCGGGGCGCGCGCAGCGCGGGCTTCAGCACCGCCGGCCAGAACCGGGGCCGGGCCGGCTGGCCGTGCCGCCCGGTACGCGGCGCGGTGAGCCGCCACAGCAGCGGCACCCGGGGCCGGTCGACCCAGCGGCCGA
This sequence is a window from Micromonospora sp. NBRC 110009. Protein-coding genes within it:
- the smc gene encoding chromosome segregation protein SMC gives rise to the protein MHLKSLTVKGFKSFASATTLKLEPGITCVVGPNGSGKSNVVDAIAWVLGEQGAKALRGGKMEDVIFAGTAGRAPLGRAEVTLTIDNTDGALPIEYTEVSITRRMFRSGESEYEINGDSCRLLDIQELLSDSGIGREMHIIVGQGRLDGMLHAKPEDRRAFIEEAAGVLKHRKRKEKALRKLDAMQTNLNRLTDLTAELRRQLKPLGRQAEVARRAAAIQANLRDARLRLLADDLHTLRTTLDREIADETAVRERREQIEAEHTEVQARLGELEAALAEDAPLLAAAQDTWYKLSALQERFRSIEQLARERLRHLSATPDDERPGRDPDQLEAESHRVREQEEELRAALTEDQIRLAEAVEHRQELERQLAAAERELVAAAKAIADRREGLARLTGQVNSARARTTSAGEEIERLAAAHTDALGRAEKAQADLDAVAEQSTEADRDNADLDARHAEAVAVHEQAQAAVRRLSDAERATEKDAATWKAREEALALGLRRKDGAGALLAKADQVPGLIGSLSGLLTVAPGNEAALAAALGGLADAVAVTGVDEAVEAMRLLKISDAGRAGLLVGSPAGPGMTGSADALRPKLPDGARWAPDLVECSAEIRPAVHRALRDVVLVDDLAAAAELVAGNPELRAVTPEGDVVGAYAAAGGSAKAPSFIEVQAAVEEARANRATAERTSAELREQLVEARAEVATAKEAVQHAAAAKREAESHRNAAARRLAELGAAARSAKAETDRLGESRARAEAARERDLQALAELEERLRLAEATPLDAEPSTEERDQLAAMVPQARQNEMEVRLAVRTAEERVSSIAGRADSLARQANAERAARERAAARRAARTRGAEIARAVVGGAREALTRLTVSLARAEEHRDAVARERAAREAELSEVRGAAKRLGAELERLTSQVHRDEVARAEQRLRIEQLEAKAAEDFGLDVETLVAEYGPDQLVPPTQADVALAEKEGLAVPEPVRYERPVQEKRAAKAERELALLGKVNPLALEEFAALEERYKFLSEQLEDLKATRRDLLTVVKDVDDRILEVFASAFEDTAREFEQVFTVLFPGGEGRLVLTDPEDLLTTGVEVEARPPGKKIKRLSLLSGGERSLTAVAMLVAIFRARPSPFYIMDEVEAALDDVNLGRLITLLAQLREKSQLIVITHQKRTMEIADALYGVTMRSGVTQVISQRLNRADDDGQETDE
- a CDS encoding CAP domain-containing protein is translated as MYRWTDPIEPDGVPRRPEQPTDEGPAWLTDRPEPRSSYLFGDEPEQPGADWAEAPTGVWHSDAPDTPWRGAPADPRPAPDPAGHHPFEADRSRFGYAADPTGFSHDADRTGFGPTAEGAAFTPAVDDTAPFDPVNHPGAPIAPFERAAGWRPAEEPTATWGPAPDGPAEEVGRHRQKRRFPRPLVIGGAVAAATLVVSLGVSALMLPGDQRTEPTADDAVAAAPVAPETTGAAPGDALAPASPTAAPSSARPSPTRAATPKSSRTTAPSRQLQRRSTPSSTATRTASSNGISTALQQVVDLVNQERAKAGCKALTIDDKLMLAAQRHSQDQADHQTMSHDGSDGSDPGDRLDRVGYAWRAYGENVAWNQKTPAAVMDAWMNSPGHRANILNCSFTEIGVGVARSNGPYWTQDFGTPR
- a CDS encoding endo alpha-1,4 polygalactosaminidase, which gives rise to MPPATRELSMRIRPAWPPPAHARVLPRGLRRGVAVVLTTLLLGPVPGCREPLVPPGAPTPWPTAQARSWQWQWQLTGPLDVTVDADVFLLDPVGTTSTETAALRARDRRLICQVRVGTYAATDPDATRFPTVVRGNPVAGRPGSRWLDVRQWDTLSRVLADRFRLCRGKGFGAVAFDDADGYLHRSGFPLGFDDQLLFNRRLARLARSLDLSPGLIDDVPQVAALAPDFDFAVNQECVRRRECTKLLPFADAHKPVFHVEYTGDPAAFCVTTVGYGFSTILKPRTLDARRQPCPLP
- a CDS encoding MFS transporter, which translates into the protein MSTDVRTGTVRTNVPGRLDRLPWSRWHWMIVIGLGTVWILDGLEVTIVGNLSGKLAEQGSGLSITQSQVTGLAAALYVAGACTGALFFGWLTDRFGRKKLFLLTLGLYLIATALTALSFDTWWFFLFRFLTGMGIGGEYAAINSAIDELIPARHRGRIDIIINGTFWLGAGLGALLTVPLLNGLPTNLGWRVAFGLGAVLGVVILLVRRHVPESPRWWFIHGRADEANRLVDSVEAEVKRETGKELTEADDYIEIKQRKSTNFLEIARALFARYPKRATLGFSLFIGQAFLYNAITFGFAQILQTFFKVPPGSSGYYFAVIALGNLLGPLLLGRLFDSVGRVPMIAGSYVGSGVLLLGTAWLFHAGVLNAVTMTACWCVVLFFASAGASAAYLTVSEIFPMETRAMAIAFFYAIGTAAGGITGPLLFAKLVGTGKVGDTVVAFVVGASVMIIGGLVELALGVRAEGRSLEDLATPLSAERPGTPAPRAGTPTPTTDPATTG
- a CDS encoding MMPL family transporter gives rise to the protein MGRRPVTVRLARWSAEHPWRAIALWVVFVAVCFVGGNAAGLNEATDDDQAIGEFGRAQLIVDSGGFHEPATENVLITSRSGALDQGAAKAAADDAAARLRQVDGVASVGTPLPSRDGNAVLVPITMSGDPETASDRVQPLRDTTAKVQEAHPALRIEEVGGPSISKALDDTLGKDFKRAELLSLPVTLAILIIAFGALIAAGVPVLLALSSVAAAMGLSTLASHLVPATDTTASVILLIGMAVGVDYSLFYVRREREERAKGRAGLDAVEIAAETSGHAVVVSGTAVIISMAGLLLAQDAIFSSLAVGSILVVAVAVIGSLTVLPALLAKLGRWVDRPRVPLLWRLTAPRTGRHGQPARPRFWPAVLKPALRAPRATLVVSVGLLLALAAPALGMKLKFPGMEDVPRTTPAMQAYDRLTAAFPSNGTSHTVAVRAPAEQADQVHAALTALAGRAAADPLFAPVEGDGPKIKVSADRRVSVLEVATPYASRTDEASRSLHELRQDLVPAALGGIPGVEYAVGGGVAASEDYADHIWAKLPLVAAFVLALTFLVMAWTFRSVVVALTSILLNLLSAGAAYGLLVLVFQGDWAEGLLGFTSMDAIVTWLPMFLFVVLFGLSMDYHVFVVSRIREGIRQGMSNKDAVAYGITSSAGVVTSAAIVMVGVFSIFATLSTIDFKQLGIGLAAAILLDATIIRAVVLPSLMTLLGDANWWAPRFLRGRAATPPADPPTPTPELVGAR